In the genome of Dromiciops gliroides isolate mDroGli1 chromosome 1, mDroGli1.pri, whole genome shotgun sequence, the window aaaaaaagaaaaaaaggaaagggaacaaggCTTCAGTCCTAATGCAAGCAAGAACAGAGGAAATAGGAAGGGCTTAACAGCTGACTGAGCTTTACCTGTGACCACAGAGCGAATATTCTTGCTGTGGCCCAGAAATTCACATTCATCTCCCTTCTTCACGGTTCCTCTCTCCAGCGTCCCTGTCACCACTGTACCACGACCTAGAACAGAACAATTTAAAACGTGAGGAGGGCTTCATGGGGGttggggaaattaaaaaaataccaagGAAAGAGGAttctaaaccaggaagaaaatAGGGAGGAGCTAGGGAAAACGTAAAGCAGTCATCTCACCAGGGATGGAGTAAACAGACTCCACAGGCAGGAGAAAAGGCTTTTCTAGATCCCGAGTGGGCACAGGAATATGAGTGTCCACAGCATCCAGCAGTTTCATTACAGCATTCACCCCTAACTCTGGCTGCCGATGCTGTCATTAAAGGAGAGACACATTGTCAGGGAAAAGCCAGCTTTTTCTCTAAGAGGGGGACATGAGCAcaggacagcagcagcagcagggaagGTGATACATGGCCTGATGTTCCTATTCAGTTTTCCAGTCACCTGTCCATAATATCTTGGTCAGTGGGTCAGACCTATAGTCAATCCAGCTGAGAGTTATATAGTATCACTGGCAGCAGTTTGACCAAGTAGGGAAGTTGTTCTCTGTGACAATTCTCTCCAAGGTATTCCCAGACAGATTCACTGAATGAATCAACAGCCCCATGGAGAATGTCTCCCAACCTGTGGCCTTCTACCTTACCTCAAGGGCACAGAGAGCAGAACCAACAATGACAGGAGTCTTCTCCCCATCATAGCCAAACTCAGTGAGCAGCTCCCTTATTTCTAGCTCTACTAGCTCCACCATCTCATTGTCCTGGACAGCATCTGCCTTGTTCACAAACACTACCATGTGTTCCACACCAATCTGGTGGAAGAAAATTGCTACTGTTAGTAAGGTTTACACACAAATTCAGAAAAGGACATTTAAAATGTTGTGTAGGAATGATCCTGACCCCAATGAATCCACACCCCACCAAAgagctcttttatttattttttttccccccagagctCTTTTAAAAACTACCTCCCTCTCCTTCCAccatccccactcccatccctacCCCAATTTAGATTTCTAGCAAGGCTCCATCTGAAGAGACTAATACCTGTTTGGCAAGGAGCAGATGCTCCCTTGTCTGGGGCATGGGGCCATCATTGGCTGCTACCACCAGGATGCAGCCATCCAGTGGGGCTGTGCCGGTGATCATGTTCTGGAAATGGAATGACACTAGTTGAGCATAGAAATTCTTCAGATTTTAAATTttgcctttttccttctccaagatATGTGATATTATCAGTCCTTTTCCATTATTGCCCCTTTCTTGGgcctcaaatcctgcctttgagcctcatattttcccctttcttcttacCAGCACCTCCCATTACAAACATGACACTTTTGTATCTTCCCCAAAGTTCCAAGTTCTGTCAGCCACCTCAGTGCCTAGGGTTGCCCAGGTATTCCCCTTTCACCTTGACATAGTCAGCATGACCAGGACAGTCAGTATGAGCATAGTGTCGAGCAGCTGTACTATATTCCACATGGGCTGCATTAATGGTGATACCCCGGGCTCGTTCCTCTGGTGCATTGTCGATCTCCTCATACTTCTTAAACTTGGCCCCTCCGCCCTCTGCCAGAACTTGGAACCAGAAGAGAGGAAATAGTTGAAGGGAGTATATACACTTTAGGCGGTACTCTGTCCTCTTCCCCTTTTGACTATTTTCTTATCCTAAAAGGGTTCAGATCCCATACCCAAAGAAGTAAGGCAAATGACATCTGGGAAATAAGGATCCTTTGAACTTCTATCTTTGTcagcacccccctccccattgtGGTTCCTAGACTCATGTGGCATTCTCCATCAGTGAAACTTTAAAAtctccacatatatgtatatgcatacatgtatgtatatatatacaaacatacacatattttttcCACCCCTGATAACCAAAACACCGTCTTCCCCCCATATACATATCTCCCCGTCCTTACTCTTGGTGATTGCTGCTGTCAGTGTAGTCTTGCCATGATCCACGTGTCCAATAGTACCAATATTAATATGGGGTTTGTCTCTCACATAGGTCTTCTTGGCCTCAACAGCAAGACCCCGTAAAATGAGGGGCAGGAAGGGCTTTTGCCCTAGGTTAGAAAGTTGggcctgcaaagaaagaaaactgatttttgttgacagcaggagaaaaaaaatcccacagcCCCTTGGTGGGTTATGGGGGAAAAGATACGAGGTCAGTATTAGGAAAACAGATGATCGCTCCATTTATGTCACTTTCCCCTTATTCTCTTTGGCCTTGGTCAGGTTTGGGATCAGGAATGTGTCCTCACCCTTTTCAAAAACTTGTGTAGCAGCTGGCAGCTCTGAAAAactgagaagaaaggagaaagcttTAGAGTAAAAAAGGGTTTTAGTTctcactttcttccctctccGCATATCCTGGCCCCATTTCTCTCCGTTCCTTTCCTCTCCCACATCCCTTCTACGTTTCTCTCCCATaacccctttttcttcctttccactaTCGTTCTGTCCCCCACTTCtccccatcttttcttcttctttcatggttccccacccccaccccgtctCCTCCTTCCATCATCCAGGAggtccctccccctttccctccttcagcCCCTTCTTAGATACCCaggcttccttctccctccttgccTTCGTACGTCACTCCCCTGGATGCCTGAATCCCCTTCGagctcctcctttccctcctcctccctgtcgGTTCTGCTCTGCCCTGGGTCAAGGGGACTAgcaccctctctcctccctgtccTCCTACCGCTGGCTCCGGGCCGTGCGCGGAACATAACGGTTGCAGCCATCACAACGAGGAACGCGGTCGGGCGGAGAGAGGAGGGGATAATGCGGCCTTAGAGAAAAGGCGCCAGAGGCGAAAGGGACAGGGAACGATGCGGCGTGTGAGGCACTAAGGGCACAAGGAACTGGAAGGTACTTCCGTCGGACGGAAGTGACGTACGTAAAGGAAAACGAGACTATGGAAGGATCCCTCCAGGACCGCTAGGGTGGACTTCCTGTGCGGCGGGGATACCCGGAAGGAGAAGGGTCCGAAGGCCGGAGGCATGGGCTGGCTGCCAGCTCCCACAATGCACCGCCAAGAACAACAGTGAAACCCCGCCCCTCCGTTTGTATTGCCTCCTGGGATTTGTGGTCATTTGAGGGTAGGGAATACGGAGAGCGCTTTCTGGGGCACTTCTTTAGAGGTGATTGGGAGGCAGGCTCGGGATTTCCCAATTTACGTGAAGCGATGTGGAGCTGGAGCCCATTTCGTCTCAAATAACGACCCTAGTAACCCGTGGGCAGTTcgtgaatgaatgaagaaaagcaTTTGAGTGCTCTTCCAGAGAAGGTTCCCAATCGCATTGGGGGAGTTTCCTGGTTGGGGGAGctccctgtatcaatgaaatcatggatctagTCCCTATCTCTTTCTCCACTATGTTACTGGCAGCGTGCTAAGTCCTGGAAATACAAAAGAGAGACAGTCCCTAACCTTACAGAGCTTACAACCAAACAAGGGCAGACAATACATAAAGGATGTTTCCTAGGAAAGGATGTTTtaggctagaaaaaaaatttttttgtttgtttttgttgtggcaattgggggttaagtgacttgcccagggtcacacagctagtgtcaagtttctgaggtaaaatttgaactcagttcctcctgactccagggccagtgctctatccactgcaccacctagctgcctcctaggctAGAAATTAATAGGGATGGCCAATGGAGGGATAGGGCAGTCAATGGACACATCTTTTCAGAAGCAATGGCAGTGTTGATTTGCATATAGGGCTTAAAGCAAAAAAATGGAGGGAGACTAGGGTTGGGGGAGAAGGTAGTGGTTTCCACGCTGAGCTGCATAGCAGAAAGATGAGGGGGACGAAGTTAAACATGGGGTGGGGGGTCCTAAGACTACCTAAGTATATTGATTGAACTCTCATTGTTCAGCACGGAGCCTTCCCCAGGTAGCTCCAAAGTTGGGTGGCTTATTTCTCCAAGGCATGAGGGCTGGGGTCTCCCATATCTGTCCTAGAGATCTATTCTGGTTTCTGCCTGAAATTCCCCTATTAAAGAACTTCCTttggagggcggctaggtggcgcagtggataaagcactggccctggattcaggagtttctgagttcaaatccagcctcagacacttgacacttactagctgtgtgaccttgggcaagtcacttaacccccattgccccgcaaaaaaccaaaacaaaataaataagacttGTGGTAACCCATCCCTcaaatccctttaaaaaaaaaagaacttccttTGGATTcccctttttaaaagaaaatactccTAAATCTGTAACTGTTATGGGAATATAATGGGcccaaagaaccttctccttgagaagacacacctaaagagataagtggcaccagatcagtACTGAGCTACCTCCAGGAaaaccacccttcattccagtcttccccacccctggggagataagattaggtgtggctgctgtgaggaggagaaagatggcttgagagatccacagccacccctcacccaactcccccagccaccaccagtgggggatggtcctcccccaataagggaactttctgcagtcagatgatcaccccccatcagtcctctatagaagtatctgcctgtctcctgctcttggagataggtatctcagagccacacctctgcgCTATGCCTTCTcaccatgagaagtccaaggatttatcttttggtttcctttccttagcccctaaataaactattattttattctaattggatttgtgtgcaagagggtgtaattctttaaagaggaattcctaaggacccctatcccaaaccccccacctatttcccccatatcaGTAACAAATTCAATTTACTTAATGTGCTAGACCCTACCTTCATAATAGGAGATCACTAGCCACCCTCTACTTCTAAAATGGGGAAGTTAAGGCCCCTAGCCTGAGTTACTGCACAACCTTCCTAGCTGGTTTTCTTGCTCCAGCATCATCTTTCTCTGAAGGTTTCTGACTAGGAGAGTGACAAAGGTATGTAGTACAACTGTAATCTCCAGTTTACAGATAAACTAAGCCTCTAAGAGTTCAAGGGACTTGTCTgtgatcacaaagctaataagtgttagagcCTGGATTAAAATCTCAgtctcctctgactctaaattctgtACTCTTCACTACACCATGTTGTTTATGTTAATGACAAATGCAAGCCCCTAACACAGAGGTTGTAGAATCCTAGAAACAAAATGCCATCCAGGTGAATCTTCAGTTATAGTGACCTGATTCCACTGGTTTCTTGACTTCAATGTTCTTCAGGTCTAAGTATCAGAGCTTTGGCTATCACTGAAATTCCTGCGACAACCAGCAGGCTCATGTATCATTATGTAACACCAGAAGGGACCATACaattcatctaatccaatctcttcatttaacagaagaggaaactgaggctcagaatgtgTCTAGAGCCagtatttaaattcaggttctccACCTCCCTTTCTCAGTATGTCGTGTTGTCCGATAAACTAGTGACATGGCAGGAGGccagtgtggggtttttttttcctgtggggcgcCAAGTGTGATCTCTTTGGATGTCCCCATCAGGACCACCACACTCCCCTTGGTCTGATGTCAGCCCCTGACCAGTTgaataccccctccccaagagctgAGGGAGAGAGGCCTCAAGGAGTCtctgtagtgcagtggatagagctctgggcctggagtcaggaagacctgagttcaaatttgaactcagacaagtattagctgtgtgaccctgagcaagtcacttcacctcgtttggttgtaaaaatgagctgaagaaggaaatggcaaaccactccagtatctttgccaagaaccccccAAAAAGGAGTTAGGTAGAATAGGACACTaccgaaaatgactgaacaacataaacTCAGGTTCCAGACTCCCCAGTAGGGGAGGTGGGAGTTGTTTCTCAAGGTCACCTCAGCCTTCCCACATTCCTCCCCCAGGGGGTGCTGTCCTTTTCTTCAGAGAACAGGAGGATTCGACGTTCTAGGAAGCCACCTGACCCCTCCGTGACCTCTAACCAGCCCTTCCATCCTCCTCTCTCTGGTTTCCCGCTCCCCTAGTGGCAACTTAGCCTTGCATCTGTTTGGGATACTCTATCCCGAAGCATCATCTCTATGGTTAGCCGGCCAGCCTTCTCCATTCTCCTTACGGAAGGTGGCAGGGGAGGTCCTAGTCTAGGCTAACCCATCTCCGTGGGATGTCTCTGGGGATGTCCCACCCTGAGGGGCGACTGGTGAAAACACTAAAGTCTTTACCGTGCCTCCTCTTTCTCTACATTTAAGAACCCTTATTCCTACAGCCTGGGAAAACGATCTCTAAGATCCCCATGCCTCAGGAGGAGGAAGTCGGAGGGAACGTGCCTTTCTCTCTTCGTTGCCTTAtctatggttttttttcccccttgatggGAAAGGGGGTCCCAGCGCCTGCGCAGTAGTTGGCTGGTCGCTGGTCACTggttgttgggggtgggagggggggggagcgggagccgccgctgctgccgccgGAGCAAACCGCGGGGACCGAGATGCAGGTGGGACCGGAACCGGAACccccctcctcattctcctctccccacccggaccctccccccttccctgggCCTGGGACTGGAGGGAAGGCCGAAGGTCCTGGAGCGGGACCGGGCTCGGAGGCCGGGGGCTGGGGGAGCGCCCCCAGGGCAGCATCCCTCGGGAGACCGGTGGAGCGGGCCGCAATGGGCGGAGGTGAAGGCGGCCGCTCGCGGGCGGAGGGAAGGCCGACATTCtcgggagccccccccccccgaggagCTCTGGGGCTGGGACAGGGAGCAGGGCTGCCCGCGGCCTCCCCGCTGCGGGGCCAGGACCAGGCGGGCAGGGGTCGGGGCGAGCGGGCAGGAGCGGCCGCGCTAAAGCAGCTGTGGCGTTTAGTGGGGAGAGAGCTAAGGGACCCCCATTGGGTGAGGGGCCCCCCTCTCATTGGCGTGGGATGTACAagctttggggtgggggcagtagATATGTCATGTTGGGTGTCTCCCCCCGGCATGCGCCAACCTTCCCTCCTTGCCAGGCTCTTCATTGGGATTTGAGACTGTGTCTCTCGTGTTTCTGGCTTCTCGAGTTGGGGTCCGGGGGTAGGTGTAAAAGGCCACCTTGCATCTGGAGATGCGGAGGACGTGAGGCTGTCGGTCAGCAGCGGAATAGGGCGGGCTGGCTGCCTGTGGGGAAAGAGTCCTAGAGAAGATGAGAAGAATAGGGGGCCGTTAAGGCTGCTCTCATCCCAGCTCTGTTCGGTGGAAGGCTGGCCTGCACAGAGTATTTCCGTTGTCCATTCTAGGTTCTGAGGTCTCTCTGTGGAAGTTCATTTTGATGTTGAACCTAGTCCTGCTCAGAACTTCCCACCTTACGGCATTGaattggagtcaggggacctaggCGCCACCgcttttgtgaccttaggcagtcattcatcttctttttttttttttttttagggtgaggcaattggggttaagtgacttgcccagggtcacacagctaataattaagtgtctgaggccggatttgaactcaggtcctcttgagtccagggccagtgctctatccactaaaccacctagctgccctcagtcaTTCAGCTTCTGAgtctgttttctcacctataaagtgGGCATAAGAGCAACTGTTTTATCTCTCTaatagggttgctgtgaagatcagtTGGGAGAATGTATTCGAAAATGCTTTGAAGtcataaagtactatgtaaatgctattatttgtCTAGCAGAAATGTTTCTAAAAACCTTTCCTCCCCAGTCAACTAGTGATGTTGCAAACAGTGGCTATAGGAATCTGGTCTGAAGAAGCACAGAGTTAGTGGCTTTCAGTTCTGAGCCTTGTTTTTCCCAGAGTCCAATTGCTCTGGGCTGTGGGACTAAGGGCCCGTGTGCTAATTTTCGAAGCTTGTCTAACCTTTAGCCCCTTTTGCTTTCTTAGTGACAATAGAAAATAGTTCATCCCAgccttttttcttcttgtgtCTGAGGAGAAGGAATAAGGTAGTTACTCTCAGTATTTTATGGTTAGGAGTTGCTGAGCCTATGAAGGAAGGGcagtgtgtgttggggagggggttcCTTCAAGGCAGTACCCTCATACTACAGTGCTTTAAATGCCAATGAGCCTCAGGGAGGGAAGCAAGGTGGGAATCACCTACTTATTGCTGACCTGTTAGGGACCCTTAGAGTAAGATGGACTCATTCCTGAGAGAAGGTGATTGGAAAGGAAGCTTTATATTTCTGAAGAGTTTCTTTATTGGAGGATAGTGACCAGCTTACCTCTACCTCTTCTGGGATCAAAGCCAAAGAATGTGGGCTGAGATTACAGGAGGAAAGATGGACGTTAGAATTCTGAAAAAACCTACCAGTGCTTACGAGGTGTAAGAACTTGGAGTTTGGAAAGGGAGCTAACATATTTTGAAGGACTTTCTTGGATCTCTGAATCAGAGAGGAACAGTGTGAAAAGAAGGCAGTGTGGAAAAGTGGATGGCTTCTCAGTGCAGGTGgaacaattggggaatgtctggtACTTGGGGAAAGGTCTAAATGATTCTTTATAAGCTCTAACCCTAATACTGATTCCTATATATGTGCCTCTTTTTCCCTTCCACAGTTGCTGCAGATGACCCTGAGTCTTCTGGCCTCCCCccccacttccttccctcccctgggTCCCCCACTCTCCATTTCATCTGGTTCATCATGAATGGTGCCCCTTCCCCTGAGGATGGggcttccccttctcctccccctctaccaccacctccacctcccCCAAGTTGGCGGGAGTTCTGTGAATCCCACGCTCGGGCAGCAGCCCTGGACTTTGCTCGACGCTTCCGCCTCTACTTGGCTTCCCATCCCCAATATGCGGGGCCTGGGGCTGAGGCAGCCTTCTCCCGACGTTTTGCCGAGCTCTTCTTGCAGCATTTTGAGGCAGAGGTGGCCCGAGCCTCAGGTTCCCTTTTATCATCTGGTCCGATCCCCCTGAGTCCTGGTACGGAAACCCCATCCCGTGATCTTTCCCTGGAGAGCTGCAGGAACAGTGGGCCTCTGACTGTGTTGGGTCCTTCTCGATCCTCTGAAGACCTGGCTGgccctcttccttcctcaatcTCTTCATCCTCTTCAAAGCCTAAGCTGAAGAAACGTTTCTCCCTGCGCTCTGTGGGCCGATCAGTCCGAGGCTCAGTTCGAGGGATCTTGCAGTGGCGGGGAGCTGGTGATCCCCCCTCTCCAGTGGGACCCTTGGAGACCTCTGCCTCTGGGCCACCCGTCCTGGGTGGAAACAGCAACTCCAACTCCTCTGGTGGGGGTGGTAGCACCAGTGTGGGGCCAACTAGCGGTGGGGCATCCCCTGGGGAAAGATGGACACACCGCTTTGAGAGGCTGAGACTAAGTAGGGGAGGGGGACCCTTAAAGGATGGGGCAGGGACAGTGCAAAGGGAGGGGCTACTGAGCTTCATGGGAACAGAGGAGGCAGCTGTTGGTGGAGGAGAAGGTCGAGGGGGAGGAGGAACTGGAAGCtcatctgggggtgggggaccaCCAAGGTGGCAGAAGTGTCGCCTGCTGCTTCGgagtgagggggaaggaggaggaggaagtcgGCTGGAGTTCTATATCCCACCTAaggtgagagagaaggggaagtgtGACTGGGGATAAATTATATAAAAGCCTTGCAGATATAACCCCAGAGGTTTAACAGCCTACaggcttttgcttttttttttttttttttttttgaaacttggACCCATCTTGCTAACTCTTGACACTTGTTGAGTGTGCAGGACTAGGTTGGTGATATCAACAGTCTTCCTGCCACCTCCACATTACTTACAAGGTAGAGCAGGGAGCCACTGGGCTTGTGTGGATACCTCTTTGGTGAAGTGGGAAGAGTTGGGAGGCCagatttcccccccacccccgggaaGTGGAAGAGTGTTTTTGAGCCTGAATCTTGGGACTCCTGCCGCCTCTTCTACCACAGGCATCCCGGCCCCGGATCAACATCCTGTGTTCTACCATCACAGATGTCCGGACAACCACAGCCCTGGAGATGCCCGACAGGGAGAACACCTTTGTGGTTAAGGTCAGAGGCTTTGgcatttccattcttctcttcctttattacCCATTTCAAAGAATATGATTCTTATGTATTGTGGGGGAAGGGATGGCGGCTACAGAATGGGGAATGGGCAGGCTTTCGGTTTTTCCAGGGACTAGAAGCTGTGAGAAAGGTGCTATGACCCCATAGCCAGGGGACTCTTCCCCAAAATGAAGACATGCTCTTGAAGTTTaggcttctctctctccctctctccctatctccctcccccccatatatgtatacatacacacatataatacaaacATACGTAtaggcatatacacacatgcataaacacaaatgaaaatatttacctgggaagaaaagcaaaggaaggagaggaaatgacTGCAAAGAAGGTTCTTCTTTTCATTGAGGTTGGATGAAAAGACCTGGGGGGTTCTCAAtgtcttattatttatttattttttttggggggtgagacagttggggttaagtgacttgcccagcgtcacacagctagtaagtgtcaagtgtctgaggccagatttgaagtcaggtcctcctgagtccagggctggtgctctatccactgtgccacctagctgccccctcaatgtcTTATTGACCTTTTTGCCCACTGCCTGTCTGAAGTGCCTTATACTTGCCTCCATAGGTAGAAGGTTCCATGGAATACATCTTGGAGACAGCTGATGCCCTGAATATGAAGGCCTGGGTGTCTGATCTACAGGATTGCCTGAGCCCGGGGTGAGGGGCCTGAAGGAGCAAGGGAGGGGAGGTGGTAGAAAAGGTGCTTAATGCTGCTCAGTTCACGTTGtgactcctctctccctcttcttttctctgaaattttctgTGCCACTGATCCCCAATCTGATGCCTACCCATGGGACTTCATTCCCTACCAGGGAGAACACAGACAGCCTGGACCTATCCTGCCTCAACCACTCAGAGAGTCTGCCTAGCCATGAACTGCCCTTGGGACCGAGTGAGAGCAACGAGCACCTGTCTCAGGGTGAGGCAGGAGAGGAGGGAAGCCAAACCCTTGGGGAACAACTTTTGTGTTAACTAGATATTAATCACAAAATGTTAGAGCAAGAAGAGATCTTTTGGTCCAACCTcctcgttttacaggtgaggaaactgagggtcagagagaaggagtggcttgtccaaggtaacatagctagtaagtggcagagtctggattagaacccagatctcctgactaaTAATCCAGGTGCTGTATTTTTTGAGGACCTGCTCTCAGCTGATCCAGTCAATCAACAGTCAATAGATTGTCAGGCTCAAAGGCTgctaaagtttcttccagttctaagatggaaatatttatttagtgttcaGTAGATGCTTTGAACTCTGGACATAATACTTGACGGTTTAGCTCCTGTCCTTAGGTCCATTGCAGAGgcgggggaagggagaggggaagacttACTATAAGATGAAACAAGTAGTAGTCCAAGGTAGGACCTGCCCAGTGCATGGTGAGTGGTTCTGGGGACTAGCTCTGTTGGattagagaggaggaagaggccaCTAGCGACTGGAAttgtcaaggaaggcttcctggaagagctggGTCTGGTTGTTGGTAGGCACATGTGTTGAGACAGGGTGAGCAGAGATGCGGAGGTAAACAAGTAGAGGGAGTGTATGTGTGAGGGGCAATGAGTGATCAGTTGGGCTGGAAGGGAGGATTCAGGTTAGGGGACCAGGAGAAAAGACTGAAGAAGTAGGTGGCTTGGGGTTAGGCTGAAGGATTCAGTGCCAAACCAAGGAGTCCAGTCTTATTTTgtaggaaatgagccagtggAGGGTTTTGAGTAGCAGGCTGGTGATGGATggtgtgttttaggaagatttctCCAGTACCATCTATAGGATAGAATTGAAGAGAATATTTGAGTCTCGGAGACTGTTAGGAAGCTATTGTCCCTTTGTGTTTTAGGGAGAAGGGTTCCCCTTTGCCTAACTGGGGAGTGGGTTGGGTTATAGAAGGTGGTAAATGTCAAACCTTCCTTGCACCCTTGGTTTTTCCTTTAGGGGCATATGGGGGCCTCTCAGATCGTCCCTCAGCTTCTGTCTCCCCCAGTTCTGCCTCCATTGCTGCCTCCCATTTTGACTCAATGGAACTACTGCCCCCCGAGTTGCCCCCCCGAGTCCCTATTGAAGAGGGGCCCCCAGTGG includes:
- the TUFM gene encoding elongation factor Tu, mitochondrial, giving the protein MAATVMFRARPGASVFQSCQLLHKFLKRAQLSNLGQKPFLPLILRGLAVEAKKTYVRDKPHINIGTIGHVDHGKTTLTAAITKILAEGGGAKFKKYEEIDNAPEERARGITINAAHVEYSTAARHYAHTDCPGHADYVKNMITGTAPLDGCILVVAANDGPMPQTREHLLLAKQIGVEHMVVFVNKADAVQDNEMVELVELEIRELLTEFGYDGEKTPVIVGSALCALEHRQPELGVNAVMKLLDAVDTHIPVPTRDLEKPFLLPVESVYSIPGRGTVVTGTLERGTVKKGDECEFLGHSKNIRSVVTGIEMFHQSLERAEAGDNLGALIRGLKREDVRRGMVMVKPGSIQPHQKVEAQVYILSKEEGGRHKPFVSHFMPVMFSLTWDMACRVLLPPEKEMAMPGEDLKLNLILRQPMILEKGQRFTLRDGGKTIGTGLVTNISALTQEDKEIKWS